In Listeria swaminathanii, the following are encoded in one genomic region:
- a CDS encoding alpha/beta fold hydrolase — protein MHKTIRSVDVYYEKHGEGIPIIMIHGFAPDSQLMIGCMEPVFDKESPFSRIYLDLPGMGKTENYDSIQNADHVLTLLLEFIEAVIPGEQFLLAGESYGGYLARGIAAKMPDRVLGVLLICPVIYPEKERRTLPEQKVMYQDETFISTLSNEDRAYFSKSGVILTARNWNRFLAEVMAGMINADGEFLDRLSANYALSFDPDEKALFDVPALFLFGRQDDHVGYADGLTLLEKYPHASFAILDFAGHNLQIEQPKIFTTMVQDFLFRVKPE, from the coding sequence ATGCATAAAACAATCCGTAGCGTAGACGTTTATTATGAAAAACATGGTGAAGGAATACCGATAATAATGATTCACGGCTTTGCGCCCGATTCGCAGCTGATGATTGGCTGCATGGAGCCAGTATTCGATAAAGAAAGCCCGTTTTCGCGCATTTATTTGGATTTGCCAGGAATGGGGAAAACCGAGAATTACGACTCTATTCAAAATGCCGACCACGTGTTAACGCTGTTGTTAGAATTTATTGAAGCAGTAATTCCGGGCGAGCAATTTTTACTCGCCGGGGAATCATATGGTGGTTATTTAGCTCGCGGAATTGCAGCGAAAATGCCGGATAGAGTACTAGGTGTTCTGCTCATTTGCCCGGTAATCTATCCGGAAAAAGAAAGAAGAACCTTGCCCGAACAAAAAGTCATGTATCAAGACGAGACGTTTATAAGCACACTGTCTAATGAAGACCGTGCCTACTTTTCAAAAAGTGGTGTCATTTTAACGGCGCGAAACTGGAACCGATTCTTAGCAGAAGTGATGGCTGGGATGATTAATGCGGATGGTGAATTTTTGGACCGTTTATCCGCGAATTATGCGCTAAGTTTTGACCCAGATGAAAAAGCATTATTCGATGTGCCAGCATTGTTCTTATTTGGTCGTCAAGATGATCATGTGGGGTATGCGGATGGTCTTACTTTGCTAGAAAAATATCCACATGCATCGTTTGCTATCCTTGATTTTGCGGGTCATAATTTGCAAATTGAACAACCAAAAATATTTACGACAATGGTACAGGATTTCTTATTCCGCGTGAAACCAGAATAA